GCAGATGCCGCAGGAACAGGTGGCCCAGCCCGGCGCCTTCGGAGGCGCCCTCGATCAGGCCGGGCAGGTCGGCCACGACGAAGCTCTGCTCCGGCCCGACGCGCACCACGCCCAGGTTCGGGTGCAGCGTGGTGAAGGGGTAGTCGGCAATGCGGGGGCGGGCATTGGAGATGGCGCTGATCAACGTCGACTTGCCGGCGTTCGGCATGCCCAGCAGGCCGACGTCGGCCAGCACCTTCAGTTCGAGCTTGAGGCTCTTCTTCTCGCCCGGCCAGCCCGGCGTCTTCTGGCGCGGCGCCCGGTTGATGGCGCTCTTGAAGCGCATGTTGCCGAAGCCGCCGTCGCCACCCTTGGCGATGGTGACCATCTCGCCCGGCACCAGCAGTTCGTACAGCACCTCGCCAGTCTCGGCGTCGGTGATGATCGTGCCGACCGGCATCTTCAGGATGATGTCGTCGCCGGCCGCGCCGAACATATCGGACCCCATGCCGTGCTGGCCGCGCTTGGCCTCGTGCCGGCGCGAGTAGCGGAAGTCGACCAACGTGTTGAGGTTGACGTCGGCCACCGCGAAGACATGGCCGCCGCGGCCGCCGTCCCCGCCGTTGGGACCGCCGAATTCCTTGTACTTCTCATGACGGAACGACACGCAGCCGTTGCCGCCATCGCCAGCGGCGATGTCGATGAAGGCTTCGTCGACGAACTTCATGGGGTGTCCAGTTTACAAACGCGAGGCCGGCTTGCGGCGGCGGGGTGAAAAACGAAGAAGCCCCGACAAGCGGGGCTTCGAGCAGATCGAAGTGACGAGGCTCAGGCCGGTGTCACGCTGATCGTGTGCTTGTTCAATGCACCCTTGATGGCGAACGACACATGGCCGTCGACCAGGGCAAACAGCGTGTGGTCCTTGCCCACGCCGACGTTCACGCCGGGGTGGAACTGGGTGCCGCGCTGGCGCACGATGATCGAGCCTGCGCTGATCAGTTCGCCGCCGAACGCTTTCACGCCGAGCATCTTGGGCTTGGAATCGCGCCCGTTTCGCGTGGAGCCGCCGCCTTTTTTCTGTGCCATGGTGCCTACTCCTTAACCGGCGATCGCGCCGATTTGCAGTTCGGTGAACTGCTGGCGATGGCCTTGACGTTTCTGATAGTGCTTGCGACGGCGCATCTTGAAGATGTGCACCTTGTCGTGCAGGCCGTGCGAGAGCACGGTGACCGTGACGGATGCGCCGGACACCAGGGGCGTGCCGATCTTGATGTCCGAGCCGTTGCCGACTGCAAGAACCTGATCGATCACGATTTCCTGGCCTACGTCCGCAGCAATCTGTTCTACTTTAATTTTTTCGCCGGAAGCAACGCGATACTGCTTGCCGCCGGTTTTTATGACCGCGTACATGTAAACCTCTTAGAAATTGAGTCTCGGCGGCGAATTCCGCAGAGCCCAAGATTCTAGCATGGCCC
The sequence above is drawn from the Variovorax sp. J2L1-78 genome and encodes:
- the cgtA gene encoding Obg family GTPase CgtA, translating into MKFVDEAFIDIAAGDGGNGCVSFRHEKYKEFGGPNGGDGGRGGHVFAVADVNLNTLVDFRYSRRHEAKRGQHGMGSDMFGAAGDDIILKMPVGTIITDAETGEVLYELLVPGEMVTIAKGGDGGFGNMRFKSAINRAPRQKTPGWPGEKKSLKLELKVLADVGLLGMPNAGKSTLISAISNARPRIADYPFTTLHPNLGVVRVGPEQSFVVADLPGLIEGASEGAGLGHLFLRHLQRTRLLLHVVDLAPFDDNVDPVAQAKAIVGELKKYDAGLYEKPRWLVLNKLDMVPGDERAARVKDFVKRLRFKGPVFEISALTREGCEPLVQAIYQHVKAQQVAEQPPADIDPRFA
- the rpmA gene encoding 50S ribosomal protein L27 — translated: MAQKKGGGSTRNGRDSKPKMLGVKAFGGELISAGSIIVRQRGTQFHPGVNVGVGKDHTLFALVDGHVSFAIKGALNKHTISVTPA
- the rplU gene encoding 50S ribosomal protein L21, whose protein sequence is MYAVIKTGGKQYRVASGEKIKVEQIAADVGQEIVIDQVLAVGNGSDIKIGTPLVSGASVTVTVLSHGLHDKVHIFKMRRRKHYQKRQGHRQQFTELQIGAIAG